DNA from Homo sapiens chromosome 1, GRCh38.p14 Primary Assembly:
CATGTGGCATCGTGAACAGTCTGATGGATGGAGCAGACTGTTAAGTGAAAATTAAGTGTAACTGACAGAAACCTAGTGTTATTGGCAGTAGGGTACAGAGAAGATTCAAGGGCCAAATCTTGATGCCCAGCATTGGGCATAGGCAGAACAAGAAAACCAGGCACATGCTGCCCTGTGGGTTCTGGAAGTTCCTGGTCCACAATGTCAAGGAGCTGGAAGTGCTGCTGATGTGCAGCAAATCTTACTGTGCTGAGACTGCTCGCAATGTTTCCTCCAAGAACCACAAAACCTGAGTGGAAAGAGCAGCATAACTAGCCCCCAGAGTCTCCAACCCCAATTCCAggctgcacagcaaagaaaatgaatagacGGCTCACGTGCATGCATGCCTGATTCATGTTTAAATAAAACCAcgaaaactgcaaaaaaaaaagtaacaccaAAAATGTGATGAAGCATCAAAAGCATGTGGAACCTGCTACCGCCACTGTGAACACAAGTCATAGCCTTTTATTCTAGGAATAATAACTAGGGCAAAGCTTTCTTCACAAGAGAAATCAAACACAGAGAAATCTGGGCTCCCTGTATAGAGCAGCAGCATAGATGGATTGTAGTGCTGTTGACTGAGATGACATTGACACGGCAGTTGTGCCTTCCTGAGGAAGACATCCAGTCCCCTATCCAAGTAATTGGCACCCACACCAACATTTTGTTCATGTCTTATTTAGGAATCCAGAGgcctcatttcaaaaaaaattttttcgaaacagggtcttactgtgttgcccaggctggagagcagtggcacaatctcggctcactgcagcctcgacctcctgagctcaagcgatcctcccacctcagcctcctgagtagctggggctacagccatgtgcaaccatgcccagctaattcttaaatgtttttgtagagacggggtctccctatgttacccacgctgacctcaaattcctgggcttaagtgattttcctgctgcagcctcccaaagtgctgagattacaagcacgagccaccgcgcccggcttccagaggcctcattttacaaatgcagGAACAGAGTCAGAGAGGTGAAGGAGAGTGCTCAGGTCCACACAGTGAATTAAGCCCAAGTCTTCTGGCTTCTAGGaaagatttctttattcttttcttttctttttgagatggagtcttgctctgtcacccaggctggagtgcagtggcacagtcttgatctcagctcacgacaacctctgccttccgggttcaagcgtttctcctgcctcagcctcccgagtagctgggactctaggcgtgtgccaccatgcccagctaatttttgtatttttagtagagatagggttttaccgtgttggtcaggctggtctcgaactcctgaccttgtgatctgcctgccttggcttcccaaagtgctggtattacaggtgtgagccaccacgcccagtggaAAGATTTCCCTAAGCCCTAATTGATAtaaaagctttttgtttgtttgtttgtttgtttgagacagagtctcactctgtcacccaggctggagtgcagtggtgcgatctcggctcactacaacctccacctcccgggttcaagtgattctcctgcctcagcctctcgagtagctgggattacagtgtgcaCCCTTGCacccagcttttttgtttttaattagaaaaagtaTTTGTTTCTGCTCCTTTCATACATCTTATTGTTCAGGAAAGTCTTACATACAATTCTGAAATAATCTACCATCACACACTCTAGTTAAAGTGAAGCACCATAGATAAAGCTGATCAGCTGTCCAGAGTTCTCAGTTTATGTAATCTTGCTTCTtgattttatgttaatttctgaAAATCAGAAATGTCATCTCTAAAAAATGGTAAGGGGGTTGTAAAAAATAATCACTTTACTTGATATTATAGTTGAGATATAGagtatattttctttaagaaatgaaaaactaagaagaaaatgcCACTCAACATCGTTGGTACAGCAATAggtcagcaggaaaaaaaaatactgtgataAACTTGTCTCTTTAATACCAAGAAGAAATTCTAATCCAAGCTTCAATATGCTTCCTGTTTTTTCACTAGAAGTTTCTTTTACTGCtgctcttcattcttttccaCATTTCATATTAGAGGATTGGTACAGCCTTTAAAACTTCATTGACAAGAAAAAATCCAGTATCCACTGATTTCTTCTCAAAGGCACTCTAACCCATCAGATAGCTCGGCAGTTTCATTCTCATGAATACTCTAGCCATGAAAATACTCAATAGAACACAGACAAATCCAATGAATAGAAGAAGAAATCTATTGAGTTTTGGGATATTTGGTGCATTCAATTGGTCCAGGATTATGAAACCTAAACCTCCCATTGTAAACAGGAAGCTGGATGCAAGTCCTTCCATAATATATTGTCCATTTACTCTATAGGCAAAGAAAGCTACTGGCCTCTGATGCCCATGTTCATCAGTCATAGAGCCAACACTTGGAGGTTCAACAATAACATCATAAATGATTCCTCCGGTAATGAGGAAGACACCACCACCAGAGCATACAGTCATGGCCGACAGCATGTGCAGCCAGGGCGGCTTCTTCAGCTTCAGGTTAGGACATTCAAGCACTAAGAACAGGACATGGTACAAAATCTCCATGTTGGTTGCATAAAGGCAaaagctctttattttattttatttatttatttatttatttatttatttattattattttggagacggagtttcactctgtcatccaggctggagtgcagtggtgcaatctcagctcaccgcaatctccgcctcccaggttcaagagattctcctgcctcagcttcccaagtagctgggactacaggcatgcaccaccatgcccggctaatttttgtatttttagtagagatggggtttcaccacattgaccaggctgatcttgaactcctgatctcaggtgatccacctgcctcgccctcccaaagtgctgggattacaggtgtgagccaccgtgcctgacccatATAAAAGCTCTTGATATAACAATGGAGAGAAAGGAgcaaggaggagaagaagaatgaGGAAGCATTGAATCAGGTGTTCACTGGCAGGCAGGAACACTGACAGGTGTGTAGGGCAACCAGAGACcttgtggggagggcaggggagtcTGTTAAGGAAAGGGAAGGTGGAGGCTGGGGCCTGACTGGGTTATTTTCGGAGCTGCTATCTTTGTCTGCATCTGCTAAATTATTAAACTGAGATCACTTCCTAGAGGGTGCCAGGCCAGGTTGCCAGGGAGAGGCTGAAAGGGAGAGGTTGGATCTCTTAGCAGAGGACTCAAATATTCTAGGCTGGGATGGACATATACTCCTCAGGCCTtgaccccttccccaccccactctcAGCTAATGGAGGGGATTGGGGATCCTGCTTGGGGCCACAGCCACAGTCACTGTCCCCTCCACAAGGCTGTCTCTTCTGGCTGCTGTCCTGGAGGCAATAGATACATACTGGACCAGACTCTGGAACCTGGTCCCATCTCAGCTGCCTCTTCTCTTTCAGGGTCTCAAACTCAGGCCACAGGTTTTGAGTCAGATAGATACGACCAGATATGACCATAGATATGTGAGATCTTGGGCATATCCTTGCATGAGTCAATGTCCTTGTCTATGCCATAGATATTAGCCGTTCCACTTCTCAGATGAAAACCCTGACGTTCAGAGAACAAAGGTGCCTCTCTCAGGGTTGCATAGCTAGAAAAGGACTGAACTTCGATTCAAACATAAGTCTTTCTGATTTCAGGCTCCTTtcctctattctttcttttttaaatttttttgagatggagtttcgctcttgttgcccaggctggagtgcaatgatgtgatttcggctcactgcaacctctccctcctgggttcaagaaattctgcctcagcctcccaagtagttgagattacaggcgtgcgccaccacacctggctaattttgtatttttagtacagatggtgtttcaccatgttggtcaggctggttttgacctcctgacctcaagtgatccacctgcttcggcctcccaaagtgctgggattacaggcgtgagccaccacgcccaggctttttcttttcttcttcttcttgttttctttctttttttttttttaaagatacagggTCGGCTGGGTGaatactaagaatacaaaaattagccaggtgtcgtggcgggcgcctgtaatcccagctgctcaggaggctgaggcaggagaattgcttgaacctgggaggcggaggttgcagtgagttgagatcgcaccattgcactccagcctgggtgacacagtgagactccatctcaaaaaaaaaaaaaaaaaaaagagagagagagggtctttctgtgtctcccaggccagagtacagtggtgcagacgctgctcactgcagcctcaaactcctgggctcaaggggtcctcctgcctcagcctcccatgtagctacaggcgtgcaccaccaaatctggctaattttttaaatttttcatagagacagagagtcttgctatgttgcccaggctggtctcaaactcctggactgaagcaatcctcccatcttggcctcccaaagtacaggattataggcacgaaccactgtgcttggcctattatttttattttttgagatgaggtcttgctctgtcacccaggctggagtgcagtggcaagagacagctcactgcagcctcgacttcctgggctcaagcgatcctcccacctcaacctcctgaatagctgggactacaggcatgcaccaccatgcccaggtaatttatttttatttttcatagagatgaggtctcaccatattgcccaggctggtcttgaactcctagttgctcaagtgatcctcctgcctcagtctcccaaagtgctgggattacaggcataagccaccttgcctgacAGCCTattctttttcagtattttagtattttatctgtcttccagattttctacaaaaggaatgtacTCTATAACTTTTATAAAGATCAGAAAAACACAATAATCATTACAGTTATGGATGGATTTCTTCATTCCAGGTGTTGTGTTTGCTGGGCTGGATGTGCACTAATAGGTGGTAGACTGTGGCTCCTATCCACTCCGAGAGTGTGGTGCTCAGGCCAGTTAAGAAAGCTGAcaagaagctgggcacagtggctgacgcctgtaatcccagcactttgggaggcagaggcgggcggatcgctggaggttgggagttcgagaccagcctgatcaacctggagaaaccctgtctgtactaaaaatacaaaattagccaggcgtggtggctcatgcctgtaatcccagctatgcgggaggctgaggcaggagaatcgcttgaatctgggaggcggacgttgtaatgagctgagattgcaccactgccctccagcctgggcaacaagagcaagactccgtctcagaaaaaataaataaataaataaataaataaataaaataaaaaagaataaatgaatgaatggagaaggGAACTCTCCATTCTCAGCAAGCTCTacccttgtgttttcttttctttctttctttcttttttttgagacggagtctctctctgttgcccagactggagtgcagtggcgcaatctcagctcattgcaacctctccctcctgggtgcaagcaattctctgtctcagcctccccagtagctgggattacaggtacccgccaccatgcccgggtaacttttttgtatttttagtagagatgtttcaccatcttggccaggctgatcttgaactcctgacctcgtgatccacccgcctctgcctcccaaagtgctgggaatacagaagtgagccaccgcacccggcctacccttgtgttatttttatttttcttccttccttccttccttctttcctaccttctctctctctctctctctttccttccttccttccttccttccttccttccttccttccttctttctttctttcttcttttaatggagtcttgctctgttgcccaaactggagtgcagtggtgtgatcttggttcactgcaatctccgcctcctgggttcaagtgattctgcttcagcctcccgagtagctggaattatgggcatgcaccactacacccggttaatttttcttttcttttcttttcttttctcttctcttctcctcttctctcctctctctctctctctctctctctctctctgtctccccccacccccgtctctctctctctctctctttctttttttttttgatatggtgtCTTGCtcctgttgccgaggctggagtgcagtagcgcaatctcagctcactgcaacctctgcctcccaggttcaagcaattctcctgcctcagcctcctgagtagctgggattacagatgtgcaccaccacgcctggctaatttttgtatttgtatttgtatttatttatttatttattgagatggagtctcgctctgtcgccaggctggagtgcagtgccatgatctcagctcactacaacctccgcctcccgggttcaagcgattctcctgcctcagcctcctgagaagtcaggactacaggcttgccccaccacgcccagctaattttttgtatttttagtagaggtggggtttcatcatgttggccaggatggtcttgatctcttggcctcatcatccacccacctcggcctcccaaagtgctaggattacaggtgtgagccaccgtccctggccatatttttgtatttttagtagagatggggtttcaccacattggccaggctggtcttgaactcctgatctcaggtgatccatctgcctcagcctcccaaagtgctgggattacaggcgtgagccactgtgcacggcctAAATTTTTCAATTcagacaaatgtttattgagtgctttatGGGGCCAGGCACTCTGCTTGACTTCAGGGGATTCTAGTGATAAGCAAAACCAGTCAAGGGGGAGAGACTATTAATaattaaacaataaacaaatacatacatatgacTCATAGGAAATACCACAGAGGATAGCAACAGGGAGCATTGTCAGAGAACAGGGAGGTAAGGAGTGACCACGGAGTGGGTCATATCTGTGTTTGAATTCTTGCTTGGCCATTTAcctgctgtgtgaacttgggcaagccTCTTCACTTCTCTGGACTTTGGTTTCTCATCAGGAAGAGACGGCTATCAATCTCCCTTTCTTAGGGATGATATCACGAGACAGAGAACATTCATTCcttcaataaatatatactgtGCATCTTCTCCCACTCAGATaaattacttgcccaaggtcacccagatgGGCAGTGTGTGTTGGTTTTCAACCCGGGTCTGACTGGTTCTCTGGATCTGGCCAGTGGTTGGGGGTGGAGATAAGTCCTAGTCTTCTTCCCCTGAATCAGTCCTTGAGGAGTTGGGAGCAGTGATCTGCCTCATGAAGGCAAAACACCTGTCCATCTCCCCACCACCATGGCAATGAGGGGCTTCTGCCCTGAGAAAGACCTATGATTGCATGACACAAAAGAGACTGTTCAAAGGGACACCATCATTCAGCAGGGCAAGCCTCCTTGCTGGGGGCAACCTGGTAGCTCCTGAGCCTCCCTCATCTTCACTGAGCCCCTCCAACTCTCTGAGTTCCCATGCCCCTCACTGAACCTCCCTTCCCCCATGGCGAGCCTCCGCCAGCACCTTTGCACACACTCAGCCCCTTCCCCCTACTGAGCCCCAGCACAGTCACTGAACAGCTCTTCTTCCCCTCTGACTGAGTCATCCTCCCaagccctccccttcccctcactGAGTCTCCACCACCCCTGGTCACTGGGCACCCTGCTTCtgacctcctccctcccccaacccctccacCCTTCCTCTTCACTGAGCCTGGCGCCTCTCACCCACCCGCCTTCCTCTCCCAGCCGCTTCTGAGCTGCCTCTTTGGAGCCCAACTGTCTCGCCCACGAGTCCCCATCACTCAGTCTCACTCACTCTAAGACACCTGAAAGCAGTTAGAGAACATGTGTTCATGGGGGGAGGATGAGGCTCTATCATCATCCTGCACATCATGCAAGCACGCCATCTGCCTCCTCTTCAGGCTTCAGCAGTCACACTGGCCATACCTTCCGCAGGTCCTCCTGAGCCCAGGGTCTGCTGCAGTCCTTCCCAATCGGGTTCAGAGCTGGTTTCTGGACCCCTGGCCCTTGCCCCCACCCACCACAGAGACCTCCCATCTCTGATGCCACCTTCAAGTagatggaaactgaggcaggccCATGGTGTCTGAGCCAGTGTTTGGTATGGCAGGGTCATTTCTGTTGGGGGAAAAGTGGGCAGGGTTCCATTCTATCATTTTGTCAGGGCCAGATGAGAAGTGTCAGATAAAGTCCCACATAAAGAACGTCCCTCCACCAAGAGGACTAGACCCAGGTATCTGAGCCCCCAGAGGGCATGAATGGCTGAGCTCGTGCATTTCTGTCCAGATTCAAAAATCTGGATTCAGCCACCAGTCGTCAATAAGACATTGGGCAAAGCACTACTGCCCTTCagggtctcagtttccccttctttattttttatttttatttattttttgagactgagtcttgctctgtcgcccaggctggagtacagtggcacaatctctgctcactgcaacctctgcctcccgaattcaagcgattctcctccctcagcctgctgagtagctggaactacagaggtgcgccaccacacctggctaatttttttgtattttcagtagagacaggggtttcaccatgttggccaggctggtctagaactcctgaccttaggtgatccacccacctcgggctcgcAAAGTGGTGgcggagccaccgcgccccgccagtCAGTTCCCCGCCCCCGCACaccccccttcccccttcccgcccccggcttttttttttttttttttttgagacggagtcttgctctgtcgcccaggctggagttcaatggcgcgatcttggctcactgtagcctccgcctcccaggttcaagcgattctcctgcctcagcctaccgagtagttgggattacaggcgcctaccacgacgaccggctaatttttttctatttttagtaaagatggggtttcgccatgttgctcaggctggtcttgaactcctggcctcaggtgatccgaccgccttgacctcccaaagtgctgggattacaggcgtgagccaccgcgcccggccagtttccCCCTCTTTAAAATGTGTAGGAACACCGGCTGGGAGGAGTAAACACGAGCCGGGGCAGGGAAAGAACTTTGCACACCGTGGGGTCCGGGGCTCCTCTGTGATGCCACCAAGGTTTGCAGGCTCAGCGGCAGCGCTGAGGTATTTGTTCTGCGAATAAAGCGCTCTACCTATCGTGGAATCAGTCCAGCTAGATCCCCGTCCCACCAGGACGGCAGTCGCCCCTCTGCGTTAACCCTTCCACTGCCCTAGTGAGGTGGGAAAGGGGGTCCTTGAGAGCCCTATGGCCCAGGAGAGACCGGGCAGAACTGATTCGGCCAAGGGCAGCATGAGGTGTGGGAGGAGCACGGCACAAGGAGTCAAGCCTCCTGCGTTCTAGCCCAGGCTCTCTTCGCACAGAGGCCTTAGGCAAGACCCTCCCCCGGATGGAGACCGGATTCCGTGAATTTCTAAACACCAGCTACCAGAGCTTATGACTCTGAGGGGCCAAACCAGGGAAGATGAGGCTCCCTTTGCACCCAAAATTTGGGGAGAGGCGAAAGGGGACCGGATGCCCTAGCGGAGCAGAATCCGGCGAAGGGCAGGACCTGAAGGGTTTGGGGAATGCCCTGAATGTGCAGAgcgcggggggggggggggggggcggggcggATTCAGGGCGTGCCTGTCTCTGATTGGCTGTGCCGCCCGTCGCTCCGCCCCGTGTTCTATAAGATGCGCGGACGGCGGGCGCGCctctggggtgggggctgtggcCGTGTCTAGCTGTTCGGGTGTGCTGTGGTCATCCTCCCTGCGCACCTACAGCCGCAGACCGCCGGTGGGGGGCGGGGGATGCCGGGCTGCCGCATCAGCGCCTGCGGCCCGGGGGCCCAGGAGGGGACGGCAGAGCAGAGGTCGCCGCCGCCGCCCTGGGATCCCATGCCGTCCTCTCAGCCCCCGCCCCCAACTCCGACCTTGACTCCTACCCCGACCCCGGGTCAGTCCCCGCCGCTGCCGGACGCAGCTGGGGCTTCAGCAGGCGCGGCCGAGGACCAGGAGCTGCAGCGCTGGCGCCAGGGCGCTAGCGGGATCGCGGGGCTCGCCGGCCCCGGAGGGGGCTCTGGCGCGGCTGCGGGGGCGGGGGGCCGCGCGCTGGAGCTGGCCGAAGCACGGCGGCGGCTGCTGGAGGTGGAGGGCCGCCGGCGCCTGGTGTCGGAGCTGGAGAGCCGCGTGCTGCAGCTGCACCGCGTTTTCTTGGCGGCCGAGCTGCGCCTGGCGCACCGCGCGGAGAGCCTGAGCCGCCTGAGCGGCGGCGTGGCGCAGGCCGAGCTCTACCTGGCGGCTCACGGGTCGCGCCTCAAGAAGGGCCCGCGCCGCGGCCGCCGCGGCCGACCCCCCGCGCTGCTGGCCTCGGCGCTGGGCCTGGGCGGCTGCGTGCCCTGGGGTGCCGGGCGACTGCGGCGCGGCCACGGCCCCGAGCCCGACTCGCCCTTCCG
Protein-coding regions in this window:
- the OSTCP2 gene encoding oligosaccharyltransferase complex subunit OSTC-like; its protein translation is MEILYHVLFLVLECPNLKLKKPPWLHMLSAMTVCSGGGVFLITGGIIYDVIVEPPSVGSMTDEHGHQRPVAFFAYRVNGQYIMEGLASSFLFTMGGLGFIILDQLNAPNIPKLNRFLLLFIGFVCVLLSIFMARVFMRMKLPSYLMG
- the TRNP1 gene encoding TMF-regulated nuclear protein 1 isoform X1, with translation MPGCRISACGPGAQEGTAEQRSPPPPWDPMPSSQPPPPTPTLTPTPTPGQSPPLPDAAGASAGAAEDQELQRWRQGASGIAGLAGPGGGSGAAAGAGGRALELAEARRRLLEVEGRRRLVSELESRVLQLHRVFLAAELRLAHRAESLSRLSGGVAQAELYLAAHGSRLKKGPRRGRRGRPPALLASALGLGGCVPWGAGRLRRGHGPEPDSPFRRSPPRGPASPQR